TAGCCCTGCGAATTTACGCAGAGTCATATTGTTTTCTCCTGGGGCGTTGGGTTTGGCGGCTTAGATGGCGTCGGTATCGGTTTCGCCGGTACGGATGCGAATAGCCTGTTCCAGATTGACCACGAAGATCTTGCCGTCACCGATCTTGCCGGTGTTGGCGGCCTTGGTTATCGCCTCGATAACCCGGTCAAGATCCTTGTCGTCAATGGCGACATCGATCTTCACCTTGGGCAGAAAATCCACCACGTACTCCGCACCGCGATACAGCTCGGTGTGACCTTTCTGCCGGCCGAAGCCTTTGACCTCAGTAACGGTAATGCCCTGCACGCCGATTTCGGACAGCGACTCGCGCACGTCGTCCAA
This genomic stretch from Pseudomonas sp. Os17 harbors:
- the glnK gene encoding P-II family nitrogen regulator yields the protein MKLVTAIIKPFKLDDVRESLSEIGVQGITVTEVKGFGRQKGHTELYRGAEYVVDFLPKVKIDVAIDDKDLDRVIEAITKAANTGKIGDGKIFVVNLEQAIRIRTGETDTDAI